In one window of Cupriavidus necator N-1 DNA:
- a CDS encoding LysR family transcriptional regulator: MELRHLRYFVAVAEERNFTRAAERLHIAQPPLSRQIQQLEDDLGVQLFERHSRPLKLTDTGRFFYTHALQLLAQTAELQAMTKRVGKIEHKMSVGFVGSTLYGMLPRIIRRFRQMHADLELSLHEMSTMDQIKALKEGRIDVGFGRIRHEDPSVRRVVLREERMIVALPVGHPLADAKPELALHDLVGEPLIIFPKAPRPSFADQVLAAFHDRALKPRRLHEVRELQIALGLVAMGEGISVVPSSVYGLKRGDVTYKELDDPKLVSPIIMSTRMLDESADLRSLRDMIYQLYEDEGMAYLPPPKE, translated from the coding sequence TTGGAATTGCGGCACCTGCGTTACTTCGTGGCCGTGGCAGAGGAACGCAACTTCACCCGGGCGGCCGAGCGGCTGCATATCGCACAGCCGCCGCTGTCGCGCCAGATCCAGCAACTGGAGGACGACCTGGGTGTGCAACTCTTCGAGCGCCACTCACGCCCGCTGAAACTGACCGACACCGGGCGCTTCTTCTATACCCACGCGCTGCAACTGCTGGCCCAGACCGCGGAACTGCAGGCGATGACCAAGCGGGTCGGCAAGATCGAGCACAAGATGTCGGTTGGCTTTGTCGGCTCCACGCTGTACGGGATGCTGCCGCGGATCATCCGGCGCTTCCGGCAGATGCACGCCGATCTCGAACTGAGCCTGCACGAGATGTCGACCATGGACCAGATCAAGGCGCTCAAGGAGGGGCGCATCGACGTGGGCTTCGGGCGCATTCGCCACGAAGACCCGTCGGTGCGGCGCGTGGTGCTGCGTGAGGAGCGCATGATCGTGGCGCTGCCGGTCGGCCATCCGCTGGCTGACGCCAAGCCCGAGCTCGCGCTGCACGACCTGGTCGGCGAGCCGCTCATCATCTTCCCCAAGGCGCCGCGCCCGAGCTTTGCCGACCAGGTGCTGGCCGCCTTCCACGACCGCGCCCTGAAGCCGCGCCGCCTGCACGAGGTGCGCGAGCTGCAGATCGCGCTCGGGCTGGTGGCGATGGGCGAAGGCATCTCGGTGGTTCCGAGCAGCGTCTACGGGCTCAAGCGGGGCGACGTGACTTACAAGGAACTGGACGATCCCAAGCTGGTGTCGCCCATTATCATGAGCACGCGCATGCTGGACGAGTCGGCCGACCTGCGCTCGCTGCGGGACATGATCTACCAGCTCTACGAGGATGAGGGCATGGCCTACCTGCCGCCGCCGAAGGAATAA
- a CDS encoding muconate/chloromuconate family cycloisomerase, with the protein MKVATQQSITAIESIEAILVDLPTIRPHQLAMATMQRQTLVIVRLRCADGIEGLGEATTIGGLSYGDESPEGIKLTIDSYLAPALLGQDAANVHGAMARLAKVARGNRFAKSALETALLDAQGKRLGVPLATLLGGAVRDTLPVLWTLASGDTTRDIDEAERLLAERRHDTFKLKIGRRSVREDVAHVSAIKRALGERARVTVDVNQAWNEADAATGIAMLEAAGIDLIEQPTPREQRAALARLAARFVVPIMADEAVCGPEDAMELARIGGADVFALKIAKSGGIFGMLRTAAVGDAAGIALYGGTMLEGSIGTIAAAHGFATLPQLAWGTELFGPLLLKDDIVAERPVYREFALHLPQGPGLGMALDEDKLAHYRRDRA; encoded by the coding sequence ATGAAAGTGGCGACGCAGCAAAGCATCACGGCCATCGAGTCCATCGAGGCCATCCTGGTCGATCTTCCGACCATCCGGCCGCACCAGCTCGCCATGGCGACCATGCAGCGGCAGACGCTGGTGATCGTCCGCCTGCGCTGTGCCGACGGCATCGAAGGCCTCGGCGAGGCGACCACCATCGGCGGTCTTTCCTACGGCGACGAGAGCCCCGAGGGCATCAAGCTGACCATCGACAGCTACCTTGCACCGGCGCTGCTGGGCCAGGATGCGGCCAATGTGCATGGCGCCATGGCGCGCCTCGCCAAGGTCGCACGCGGTAACCGCTTCGCCAAGTCGGCGCTCGAGACCGCGCTGCTGGACGCGCAGGGCAAGCGTCTCGGCGTGCCGCTGGCGACACTGCTGGGCGGCGCCGTGCGCGACACCCTGCCGGTGCTGTGGACACTGGCCAGCGGCGACACCACGCGGGACATCGACGAGGCAGAGCGCCTGCTCGCCGAGCGCCGCCACGACACCTTCAAACTCAAGATCGGCCGGCGCAGCGTGCGCGAGGACGTGGCACACGTTTCCGCGATCAAGCGCGCGCTGGGCGAGCGGGCGCGCGTCACGGTGGACGTCAACCAGGCCTGGAACGAAGCGGATGCCGCCACCGGCATTGCCATGCTGGAGGCCGCCGGCATCGACCTGATCGAGCAGCCCACGCCACGCGAACAACGCGCCGCGCTGGCGCGCCTGGCGGCGCGTTTCGTGGTGCCCATCATGGCCGACGAAGCCGTGTGCGGGCCCGAGGACGCGATGGAACTGGCCCGCATCGGCGGCGCCGACGTGTTCGCACTGAAGATCGCCAAGTCGGGCGGCATCTTCGGCATGCTGCGTACGGCCGCGGTGGGCGATGCGGCCGGCATCGCGCTGTATGGCGGCACCATGCTCGAAGGCAGCATCGGCACCATAGCCGCCGCCCACGGCTTTGCGACCTTGCCGCAACTGGCATGGGGCACCGAACTGTTCGGCCCGCTGCTGCTGAAGGACGACATCGTGGCCGAGCGCCCCGTCTACCGCGAATTCGCGTTGCACCTGCCGCAGGGCCCTGGACTCGGCATGGCCTTGGACGAGGACAAGCTCGCCCACTACCGGCGCGACCGTGCCTGA
- the catC gene encoding muconolactone Delta-isomerase yields the protein MLYLVRMDVNLPHDMPAAQAEDIKAREKAYAQDLQRQGKWQQLYRVVGEYANYSVFDVESNEALHTLLSGLPLFPYMKIAVTPLAPHPSSIR from the coding sequence ATGCTGTATCTGGTACGAATGGACGTAAACTTGCCGCACGACATGCCCGCCGCGCAGGCGGAGGACATCAAGGCGCGCGAGAAAGCCTATGCGCAGGACCTGCAGCGCCAGGGCAAGTGGCAGCAGCTCTACCGCGTGGTCGGCGAGTATGCCAACTACAGCGTGTTCGACGTCGAGTCCAACGAGGCGCTGCACACACTGCTGTCGGGGCTGCCGCTGTTCCCATACATGAAGATCGCCGTCACGCCGCTGGCGCCGCATCCTTCATCGATCCGCTGA
- the pcaD gene encoding 3-oxoadipate enol-lactonase yields MRFATRDGLRLHYELHGPAGAPVLVLSNSLGTTLSMWDPQMPALLERFRVLRYDTRGHGASGVPAAPFGMAELGADVLAVMDHAGVEHAHFCGLSMGGMTGIWLARHHPERFGRFVLANTAALIGPASGWNTRIERVRNEGMAEIAGGVLARWFTPAALAGDPARMAPVLDMLATTDADGYIANCAAVRDADLRGLLPGIRSRVLVIAGAQDAATTPEQGRELAQGIADAEYLALNAAHLSNWELPEAFSHAVIRFLSQA; encoded by the coding sequence ATGCGCTTTGCCACCCGCGACGGGCTTCGCCTTCACTATGAACTTCACGGTCCGGCCGGCGCGCCGGTGCTGGTCCTGTCCAACTCGCTGGGCACCACCCTGTCGATGTGGGATCCGCAGATGCCGGCGCTGCTGGAGCGCTTCCGCGTGCTGCGCTACGACACGCGCGGCCATGGCGCCTCCGGCGTGCCGGCAGCGCCGTTCGGCATGGCCGAGCTGGGCGCCGACGTGCTGGCGGTGATGGACCATGCCGGTGTCGAGCACGCCCACTTCTGCGGCCTGTCGATGGGCGGCATGACCGGCATCTGGCTGGCACGCCATCACCCCGAACGCTTCGGCCGCTTCGTGCTGGCGAATACCGCGGCGCTGATCGGCCCGGCGTCCGGGTGGAACACGCGTATCGAGCGCGTCCGCAACGAGGGCATGGCGGAGATTGCCGGGGGCGTGCTGGCACGCTGGTTTACGCCGGCCGCGCTGGCAGGCGATCCGGCGCGTATGGCACCCGTCCTCGACATGCTCGCAACTACGGATGCCGACGGCTATATCGCCAACTGCGCCGCCGTGCGCGATGCCGACCTGCGCGGCCTGCTGCCAGGCATCCGCTCGCGCGTGCTGGTGATCGCGGGTGCGCAGGATGCCGCTACCACGCCGGAACAGGGCCGCGAGCTGGCGCAAGGCATTGCCGACGCCGAATACCTCGCGCTCAACGCCGCGCATTTGTCCAACTGGGAGTTGCCCGAGGCGTTTTCGCACGCGGTGATCCGCTTCCTGTCACAGGCGTGA
- a CDS encoding BKACE family enzyme codes for MTQPCIISVAITGSLPRKRDNPAVPITVSEQVESTQAAFEAGATLVHLHVRNDDETPSSEPDRFARVLEGIRKHAPGIITQASTGGRSGAGRERGGMLSLRPDMASLATGSVNFPTRVYDNPPDLVDWLAAEMKAYAIKPEIEAFDLSMIFQAVAMQQAGKIDGALHIQFVMGIKNAMPVDREVLAFYVHTLRRLAPDATWTGAGIGRDQLTMARWSLELGGHCRTGLEDNVRLDKQTLAPSNAALVSQVAALCEEYGRPVATVAQARALLGLPSMEIGGRSPL; via the coding sequence ATGACCCAGCCCTGCATCATCTCCGTCGCCATCACCGGCTCGCTGCCGCGCAAGCGTGACAACCCTGCCGTGCCGATCACGGTCAGCGAGCAGGTCGAATCCACCCAGGCCGCCTTCGAGGCGGGCGCCACGCTCGTCCACCTGCACGTGCGCAATGACGACGAGACGCCCTCCTCCGAGCCGGACCGCTTTGCCCGCGTGCTGGAGGGCATCCGCAAGCATGCGCCGGGCATCATCACGCAGGCCTCCACCGGCGGCCGCTCCGGCGCGGGAAGGGAGCGAGGGGGGATGCTGTCGCTGCGGCCGGACATGGCCTCGCTTGCCACCGGCTCGGTTAATTTCCCGACACGCGTCTATGACAATCCGCCAGATCTGGTGGACTGGCTCGCCGCGGAAATGAAGGCCTACGCCATCAAGCCCGAGATAGAGGCCTTCGACCTGTCGATGATCTTCCAGGCGGTGGCCATGCAACAGGCCGGCAAGATCGACGGCGCGCTGCATATCCAGTTCGTGATGGGGATCAAGAATGCGATGCCGGTCGATCGTGAGGTGCTCGCCTTCTACGTGCACACCCTGCGGCGCCTGGCACCCGATGCGACCTGGACCGGCGCTGGCATCGGCCGGGACCAGTTGACGATGGCGCGCTGGTCGCTCGAACTGGGCGGCCACTGCCGCACCGGCCTCGAAGACAATGTGCGGCTTGACAAGCAGACACTGGCGCCCTCAAACGCCGCCCTGGTCAGCCAGGTGGCGGCCTTGTGCGAGGAATATGGGCGCCCCGTGGCGACAGTGGCCCAGGCGCGCGCGCTCCTGGGGCTGCCATCAATGGAAATCGGCGGACGTTCGCCCTTGTAG
- a CDS encoding TetR/AcrR family transcriptional regulator, whose amino-acid sequence MEDVTSPRRVPAGAKAEQRIRDILRVSREVFAELGYERTTTTEIAQRLGISEGTVFTYFHGKRELCARVIEDWYDEIIGTVEQGMPHGQSTKVQLEFYVRTHLRLFLIQGTGLCALVLSEGRAKGPGLGEVFVPLQRRYTAPLMDLLARARDNGEIRDDLPLSLLRSAILGPMEHILWDAIARQRQVDIEKTARDMVALLWPALLPVDVEVEKLRAFYGEVGAALRRAGNG is encoded by the coding sequence ATGGAAGACGTCACATCGCCCCGCCGTGTGCCGGCGGGCGCCAAGGCGGAACAACGCATCCGGGACATCCTGCGCGTCAGCCGCGAGGTATTCGCCGAACTCGGCTATGAGCGGACCACGACCACCGAGATCGCCCAGCGCCTGGGCATCTCCGAGGGCACGGTGTTCACCTACTTCCATGGCAAGCGCGAGCTATGCGCACGCGTGATCGAGGACTGGTATGACGAGATCATCGGCACCGTGGAACAAGGCATGCCGCACGGGCAGAGCACAAAGGTGCAGCTGGAGTTCTATGTCAGGACACACCTGAGGTTGTTCCTGATCCAGGGAACGGGCTTGTGTGCGCTGGTGTTGTCGGAGGGGCGTGCCAAAGGGCCGGGGCTGGGAGAGGTGTTCGTACCGCTGCAGCGCCGCTATACGGCGCCGTTGATGGACTTGCTGGCGCGGGCGCGGGACAACGGCGAGATCCGGGATGACCTGCCGTTGAGCCTGCTGCGCTCGGCAATCCTCGGCCCGATGGAGCACATCCTGTGGGACGCGATCGCCCGGCAGCGGCAAGTGGATATCGAGAAGACGGCCAGGGATATGGTGGCGTTGTTGTGGCCCGCCTTGCTGCCTGTAGACGTCGAGGTGGAGAAATTGCGCGCATTCTATGGAGAAGTCGGCGCGGCGTTGAGACGGGCGGGCAACGGTTGA
- a CDS encoding AMP-binding protein yields MTMQAESSPTILPIGGLSHVRGDTTIPLSEQTVPELLAQAVARYPERDAVAFREQGVRWNWREFCDAVDALAAGLHTLGLARGDRVGIWSPNRVEWLVTQFATARLGLVLVNINPAYRLSELEYALNKVGVKAIVAAEAFKTSRYLEMLQVLAPELATCAPGELQAARLPALRCVIRMGDDHTPGMLRYADVIARGTGVARATLDAITAQLDRHDPINVQFTSGTTGAPKGATLTHRNIVNNARFIAMAMRFSEQDKLCIPVPFYHCFGMVLAVLACVSSGAAMVFPGQAFEPEATMQAVSEERCTALHGVPTMFIAQLDHPNFSQYDFSSLRTGIMAGSPCPIETMKRVVSQMHMSEVTIAYGMTETSPVSFQSSTTDPLDKRTTTVGRIQPHLEVRIVDATGATVPVGETGELCTRGYSVMLGYWDDEARTAEAIRDGWMHTGDLATIDAEGYCNIVGRVKDMLIRGGENIYPREIEEFLFRHPKVQAVQVFGVPDQKYGEEVCAWIVLKPGASATEDEIRDFCRDQIAHYKIPRYIRFVDEMPMTITGKVQKFVMRERMTRDLKLSESRTA; encoded by the coding sequence ATGACGATGCAGGCCGAGTCCTCTCCCACCATCCTGCCGATTGGCGGGCTTTCGCATGTGAGGGGGGACACCACCATTCCGCTGTCGGAACAGACCGTGCCGGAGTTGCTGGCGCAAGCGGTGGCTCGCTACCCCGAGCGGGATGCCGTTGCCTTTCGCGAGCAAGGGGTGCGCTGGAACTGGCGCGAATTCTGCGATGCCGTGGACGCGCTGGCGGCAGGCCTGCACACGCTTGGGCTGGCCAGAGGCGACCGAGTCGGCATCTGGTCCCCCAACCGGGTCGAGTGGCTGGTCACCCAGTTCGCCACGGCGCGGCTGGGGCTGGTGCTGGTGAACATCAATCCCGCCTACCGCCTGTCCGAGCTGGAGTACGCGCTGAACAAGGTGGGCGTCAAGGCGATCGTCGCGGCGGAAGCCTTCAAGACCTCACGGTACCTGGAGATGCTCCAGGTACTCGCCCCGGAACTGGCCACCTGCGCGCCGGGCGAACTGCAGGCGGCGCGGCTGCCGGCACTGCGCTGCGTCATCCGCATGGGCGACGACCATACACCCGGGATGCTCCGCTATGCCGATGTGATTGCGCGCGGCACGGGCGTGGCGCGGGCAACGCTGGATGCCATCACGGCACAGCTGGATCGCCATGACCCGATCAACGTGCAGTTCACCAGTGGCACTACCGGTGCGCCCAAGGGCGCCACGCTGACCCATCGCAATATCGTCAACAACGCACGCTTCATTGCCATGGCGATGCGTTTCTCCGAGCAGGACAAGCTCTGCATCCCGGTGCCCTTCTATCACTGCTTCGGCATGGTCCTGGCGGTGCTGGCCTGCGTGTCCTCGGGCGCGGCAATGGTGTTCCCCGGCCAGGCCTTCGAGCCGGAAGCCACCATGCAGGCAGTCAGCGAAGAACGCTGCACGGCACTGCATGGCGTGCCGACCATGTTCATTGCCCAGCTCGATCACCCGAATTTCTCGCAGTACGACTTCTCTTCCCTGCGCACCGGCATCATGGCAGGGTCACCCTGCCCGATCGAAACCATGAAGCGCGTGGTGTCGCAGATGCACATGTCCGAGGTGACCATCGCCTACGGCATGACGGAGACCAGTCCGGTTTCCTTCCAGAGCAGCACCACCGATCCGCTGGACAAGCGCACCACCACGGTGGGCCGCATCCAGCCGCACCTCGAGGTCAGGATCGTGGACGCGACAGGTGCCACGGTCCCGGTAGGCGAAACCGGCGAGCTGTGTACCCGCGGCTATTCGGTGATGCTGGGCTACTGGGATGACGAGGCGCGTACCGCCGAAGCCATCCGCGACGGCTGGATGCACACCGGCGACCTCGCCACCATCGACGCGGAAGGCTACTGCAACATCGTTGGCCGCGTGAAGGACATGCTGATTCGCGGCGGCGAGAACATCTACCCGCGCGAGATCGAGGAGTTCCTGTTCCGTCATCCGAAGGTCCAGGCGGTCCAGGTGTTCGGCGTTCCCGACCAGAAGTACGGCGAGGAAGTCTGCGCGTGGATCGTGCTCAAGCCAGGCGCGAGCGCCACGGAGGACGAGATCCGCGATTTCTGCCGCGACCAGATCGCGCACTACAAGATCCCGCGCTACATCCGCTTTGTCGACGAGATGCCCATGACCATCACCGGCAAGGTACAGAAATTCGTGATGCGCGAGCGCATGACGCGGGACCTGAAACTCAGCGAATCCAGGACGGCCTGA
- a CDS encoding isovaleryl-CoA dehydrogenase, with the protein MNTLPGLKFDLGEDIEMLRDSVRDWAQAELAPRAAEIDRTDQFPMAAWKKMGDLGVLGITVAEEYGGANMGYLAHMIAMEEISRASASVGLSYGAHSNLCVNQIHRNGTPAQKAKYLPKLVSGEWIGALAMSEPNAGSDVVSMKLRAELKGDRYVLNGTKMWITNGPDCDVLVVYAKTEPELGARGMTAFIVEKGMKGFSVAQKLDKLGMRGSHTGELVFQDVEVPVENILGAENGGAKVLMSGLDYERAVLSGGPVGIMQACMDVVTPYIHDRKQFGQSIGEFQLIQGKVADMYTTLQAARSYLYTVGKNLDALGSGHVRQVRKDCAAVILYTAEKATWMAGETVQILGGNGYINEYPAGRLWRDAKLYEIGAGTSEIRRMLIGRELFSETM; encoded by the coding sequence ATGAACACCCTCCCCGGCCTCAAGTTCGACCTTGGCGAAGACATCGAAATGCTGCGCGATTCCGTGCGCGACTGGGCCCAGGCCGAACTGGCCCCGCGCGCCGCCGAGATCGACCGCACCGACCAGTTCCCGATGGCCGCCTGGAAGAAGATGGGCGACCTGGGCGTGCTCGGCATCACCGTGGCCGAGGAATACGGCGGCGCCAACATGGGCTACCTGGCGCACATGATCGCGATGGAAGAAATCAGCCGCGCCTCGGCCTCGGTGGGCCTGTCCTACGGCGCGCATTCCAACCTGTGCGTGAACCAGATCCACCGCAACGGCACGCCGGCGCAGAAGGCCAAATACCTGCCCAAGCTGGTGTCGGGCGAATGGATCGGCGCGCTGGCGATGAGCGAACCCAACGCCGGCTCCGACGTGGTCAGCATGAAGCTGCGCGCGGAGCTCAAGGGCGACCGCTATGTGCTCAACGGCACCAAGATGTGGATCACCAACGGCCCGGACTGCGACGTGCTGGTGGTCTACGCCAAGACCGAGCCCGAGCTGGGCGCGCGCGGCATGACCGCCTTTATCGTCGAGAAGGGCATGAAGGGCTTCTCGGTGGCGCAGAAGCTGGACAAGCTGGGCATGCGCGGCTCGCACACCGGCGAGCTGGTGTTCCAGGACGTGGAAGTGCCGGTCGAGAACATCCTCGGCGCCGAGAACGGCGGCGCCAAGGTGCTGATGAGCGGGCTGGACTATGAGCGCGCGGTGCTGTCCGGCGGCCCGGTCGGGATCATGCAGGCGTGCATGGACGTGGTTACCCCGTATATCCACGACCGCAAGCAGTTCGGCCAGAGCATCGGCGAATTCCAGCTGATCCAGGGCAAGGTGGCCGACATGTACACCACGCTGCAGGCGGCGCGCAGCTACCTGTACACGGTCGGCAAGAACCTGGACGCGCTGGGCAGCGGTCACGTGCGCCAGGTGCGCAAGGACTGCGCCGCGGTGATCCTGTACACCGCCGAGAAGGCCACCTGGATGGCGGGCGAGACCGTGCAGATTCTGGGCGGCAACGGCTATATCAATGAATACCCGGCCGGCCGCCTGTGGCGCGACGCCAAGCTGTACGAGATCGGCGCCGGCACCTCGGAAATCCGCCGCATGCTGATCGGCCGCGAGCTGTTCTCCGAAACCATGTAA
- a CDS encoding carboxyl transferase domain-containing protein, whose product MPIIETKLNARSESFKANAEAMQALVADLEARIAKLAEGGGKDARDKHLSRGKLLPRDRVQQLLDPGTPFLELSQLAAYDMYDNAAPGAGIITGIGRVAGQECVIVCNDATVKGGTYYPMTVKKHVRAQEIAEENNLPCIYLVDSGGANLPNQDDVFPDRDHFGRIFYNQANLSKQGIPQIAVVMGSCTAGGAYVPAMSDESIIVKNQGTIFLGGPPLVKAATGEEVSAEDLGGADVHTRLSGVADYFAQNDHHALSLARNIVQHLNRRKPDQIRLHEPVEPLYPVEELYGVIPTDTRKPYDVREVIARLVDGSEFDEFKARYGTTLVCGFARIWGYPVGIVANNGILFSESALKGAHFIELCCQRKIPLVFLQNITGFMVGRKYENEGIARNGAKMVTAVATAQVPKFTVIIGGSFGAGNYGMCGRAYSPRFLWMWPNARISVMGGEQAASVLATVRRDGIEGKGGKWSAQEEEAFKQPIRDQYEHQGHPYYASARLWDDGVIDPAQTRTVLGLGLSASLNAPIEDMKFGVFRM is encoded by the coding sequence ATGCCAATCATCGAAACCAAACTGAACGCCCGCTCCGAGTCCTTCAAGGCCAACGCCGAAGCCATGCAGGCCCTGGTAGCCGACCTGGAGGCCAGGATCGCGAAGCTCGCCGAAGGCGGCGGCAAAGACGCGCGCGACAAGCACCTGTCGCGCGGCAAGCTGCTGCCGCGCGACCGCGTGCAGCAGCTGCTGGATCCGGGCACGCCATTCCTGGAGCTGTCACAGCTCGCGGCCTACGACATGTACGACAATGCCGCGCCGGGCGCGGGCATCATCACCGGCATCGGCCGCGTGGCCGGGCAGGAGTGCGTGATCGTCTGCAATGACGCCACAGTCAAGGGCGGCACCTACTACCCGATGACGGTCAAGAAGCATGTGCGCGCGCAGGAGATCGCTGAGGAGAACAACCTGCCGTGTATCTACCTGGTCGATTCCGGCGGCGCCAACCTGCCCAACCAGGACGATGTATTCCCGGACCGCGACCACTTCGGCCGCATCTTCTACAACCAGGCCAACCTGTCCAAGCAGGGCATCCCGCAGATCGCGGTGGTGATGGGATCGTGCACCGCCGGCGGCGCCTACGTGCCGGCGATGAGCGACGAGTCCATCATCGTCAAGAACCAGGGCACCATCTTCCTGGGCGGCCCGCCGCTGGTGAAGGCCGCGACCGGCGAGGAAGTCAGCGCCGAGGACCTGGGCGGCGCCGACGTGCATACGCGCCTGTCGGGCGTGGCTGACTACTTTGCACAGAACGACCATCACGCGCTGAGCCTGGCGCGCAATATCGTGCAGCACCTGAACCGCCGCAAGCCGGACCAGATCCGCCTGCACGAGCCGGTCGAGCCGCTGTACCCGGTGGAAGAACTGTACGGCGTGATCCCCACCGACACGCGCAAGCCCTATGACGTGCGCGAGGTGATCGCGCGCCTGGTCGACGGTTCCGAGTTTGACGAGTTCAAGGCGCGCTACGGCACCACGCTGGTGTGCGGTTTTGCGCGCATCTGGGGCTACCCGGTCGGCATCGTCGCCAACAACGGCATCCTGTTCTCCGAATCCGCACTGAAGGGCGCGCACTTTATCGAGTTGTGCTGCCAGCGCAAGATCCCGCTGGTGTTCCTGCAGAACATCACCGGCTTCATGGTGGGCCGCAAGTACGAGAACGAAGGCATTGCCCGCAACGGCGCCAAGATGGTGACCGCCGTGGCCACCGCGCAGGTTCCCAAGTTCACGGTGATCATCGGCGGCTCGTTCGGTGCGGGCAACTACGGCATGTGCGGGCGCGCCTATTCGCCGCGCTTCCTGTGGATGTGGCCGAACGCGCGCATCTCGGTGATGGGCGGCGAACAGGCCGCCAGCGTGCTGGCCACGGTGCGGCGCGACGGCATCGAGGGCAAGGGCGGCAAGTGGAGCGCGCAGGAGGAAGAGGCGTTCAAGCAGCCGATCCGCGACCAGTACGAGCACCAGGGCCATCCGTACTACGCCAGTGCGCGGCTTTGGGACGACGGCGTGATCGACCCGGCGCAGACCCGCACCGTGCTGGGCCTGGGACTGTCCGCGAGCCTGAATGCGCCGATCGAGGACATGAAGTTCGGCGTGTTCCGCATGTAA